The Microbacterium phyllosphaerae region GGATGCGTCCGATCGCGCTCTGCGCGCCTCCGTCGGCGGCGTTCTCCACACCGTCCGCGACGTAGCGCGCGGCGAGTCCCTCGAAGCGCTCGGCTGCGCGGTCGAGCGCCGCCTGATCGATGTCGTAGGCCACGACGTCGAATCCGTGGAAAGCGGTCTGGAACGCGATCTGCGATCCGAGGACGCCGGTGCCGAGAACGGTGATGTTCTTCATTTCTCTTCCTTCTGTGGTGGCCTTGTGGGCCGTGGTCACGATGCGGCGTCGCCGCGGTCGAAGCGCAGGAGGTCATGCGCGAAGCGCGAGACCTCCGCGTCCGACCACTGCGCGAGATGGGTGTCGATCACGTGCCGCAGCGTGTCGAGTGTCCTGCGGAAGGCGTCTTCACCGTCCGGCGTGAGTGCGAGAGGGCGTCCGCGTCCTGCCGTCGAGGGCATCTCCTGAACGAGTCCCAGCGCGATGAGGGAGGAGAGCTGGCGGGACACCGTCGAGCGGTTGAGGCGGAACATCTGCGCGATGTCGGTCGAGCGGATCCCCGGCTCATCGGCGATGGCCATCACGATCGACTGGTCGGTGATCGACAGGTGCGTCTCGCCGGAGCGGGCGTCGACCAGACCGCGTCGCGTGATCGCCAGGAGGGATCTCAGCACCGTGGCGCTGTCCTGCCCTCGTGCGTCCGCATCCTCGATCTGTTGCATACTGCAACTCTAGAACTCACTGTTGCATAGTGCAACTCACGCGTCGTGACGAAGCGCGGACATCGGGCCCGGATGACAGGATGGAGGAATGCACACAGCCAACCTCACGCGAGAGGAGACCGCCGCGCGATCCGCCGCGATCTCCGTGCGCAGCATCCGCGTCGAACTCGATCTCACCGGAGCGCCCGAGCGGGCGCGCACGGGGTTCCCGACGGTGACGACGCTCGAGTTCAGCTCGACGGTCGAATCGACCTGGCTGGACTTCATCGGCGAGAGCGTGGAGCGCGTCATCGTCAACGGTGCCGAGCAGGAGGTCGTCCACGACGGTGCCCGCATCGCTGTACACGGTCTCGTGGACGCCAACATCGTCCGCGTCGAGGCCGTCGGCGCCTACAGCCGTTCGGGTGAGGGGCTGCACCGCTTCCACGATCCGGTCGACGACCGCACGTACCTGTACACGCAGTACGAGCCCGCCGACTCCCGGCGCGTCATGGCGTGCTTCGAGCAGCCGGACATCAAGGCGTCCTATACGTTCGTGATTGATGCGCCGGCGGGGTGGGAGGTCCTCTCGAACCAGTCCGCAGCAGCCGTCGACGTCGGTGTCGGCGTGCAGCGCGTCGAGTTCGCCCCGACGCTGCCGATCTCGAGCTACATCACCTCGATCGCCGCGGGTCCCTACGCCCGCGTCGACGGCGACTGGCGGCGCGACGAGCAGCACATCGCGCTGGGAGTGCTCGTGCGACAGTCGCTGGCGCAGTATCTGGAGTCGCACGAGATCCTCGACGTCACGCGTCAGGGCCTCGATTTCTTCACGGATGCTTTCGACTACCCGTACCCCTGGGGCAAGTACGACCAGATCTTCGTGCCCGAGTACAACCTCGGCGCGATGGAGAACCCGGGGCTCGTCACCTTCACCGAGGCGTACCTCTCGCGAGGCGCCGCGACGGACGCCCAGCGGGCGGCTCGCGCGAACACGATCCTGCATGAGATGGCCCACATGTGGTTCGGCGACCTCGTGACCATGAAGTGGTGGGATGACCTGTGGCTCAAGGAGTCCTTCGCCGACTACATGGGCTCGCACGCGTCTGCGGTCGCAACACGTTTCCATGATGCGTGGGTGAAGTTCGCCGCCAATCGCAAGGCCTGGGCCTACCAGCAGGATCAGCTTCCGACGACTCATCCGATCGTCGCGGACATCACGGATCTCGAGGCGGCCAAGCTCAATTTCGACGGGATCACCTATGCCAAGGGCGCAGCCGTCCTCAAGCAGCTGGTCGCCTTCGTCGGGGACGACGCGTTCTTCGAGGGCGCTCGGCGGTACTTCGCCGCGAACGCGTTCGGCAACACGACGCTCGACGACTTCCTCGTCGAGCTGAGCGCGGTGTCGGGTCGCGACATGTCCGCGTGGTCAAGGGCCTGGTTGCAGACGACGGGTGTCTCGACGCTCGAGGTCGAGACGGATGCCGAGGGGGCGACCGTGCTCGTCCAGAGCGATCCTCGCCCTCACCGCCTGCGCGTCGGGTTCTACGACCGCGTCGAAGGTCGCGTCATCCGCCGCGAGCAGATGGCGATCGACATCCACGACGAGCGCACTCCGGTGGACCTGCCCGACGCCGATCTCGTTCTGCTCAACGACGACGATCTCACGTACGCCAAGGTGCGCCTCGACGAGGCTTCGCTGGCGACCGTGCAGGACTCGCTGTCGGCCGTCGAGGACCCTCTCGCGCGGGCGGTCATCTGGTCGTCCCTGTGGAACGCGACGCGGGACGGCGAACTGCCGGCGACCCGGTACACCTCGATCGTGCGAGCACATGCGCCGCGGGAGTCGAACATCGGACTCCTGGCCGGTGTTCTGGCGAACGCGCTGTTCGCGATCCGACACTATGTCGCGGATGATGTCACGCGTGACGAGCAGCGACGGTGGGTGGAGACCGCGTGGAGCGCTCTGCACGCAGCGGATGCCGGGAGCGACGCGCAGCTCTCGTGGGCCCGTGCTCTCGCGGCGGCGTCGGCCTTCGACGATGCACGTGCCGGAGACCTCCGGGCGATCCTCGACGGCGACGCCCCTGAGGGGTTGATCGTCGATCCCGACCTGCGATGGCAGCTGCTGACGGCTCTCGTGACGACCGGCCATGCCGGGACCGACGAGATCGCGGGCGAACAGCACCGTGATGACACCGGAAGCGGTCGCACCGCCACGCGCCGGGCTCTCGCGTCGCGCCCGGACGAAGCGGTCCGTGCCGAGGCGTGGGCCGCGGCGTGGGGCGACGAATCGCTCAGCAACGACCACCTCGACGCGGTGATCGCGGGCGTCCGCGCCGGCGGGCGCCGCGACCTGATCGCGGGCTTCGATGAGCAGTACTTCGCCCGGATCGGCGATGCCTGGGCGGGGCGGAGCATCGAACTGGCGCGGCGTCTCGTCGTCGGCCTCTTCCCGGCGACGCCGAGTCTCGCTCTGGTGGATGCCTGGATCGCCGAGAACGGATCGGCACCTGCCGCCCTGCGCCGCGTCGTGGTCGAGCAGCGTGACCATCTCGCTCGAGACCTCCGCGTGCGAGCGGCCCAGGCTCAGTAGGTGTCCAGCGCCTCGGCGGTCGACTGCCCGACGGCGAGGTACTCGGGTCGATCGTCGCTCTGCGTCAGCAGGATGAGGGCGATGTAGGCAGCCCACGCTCGCGCCCGCACCCAGGTCGCATCGTCGTACCGCGAATCCGTGGCGTCCCGGAACGCACCCAGCCCCGGAGCATCGAAGAGCATCCATGCCGATGCGAGATCGTAGGCGGGGTCGCCGACGGTGACGTCGCCGAAGTCGATGAGTGCGGCGAGCCGTCCCTCGTGCACGAGCAGGTTTCCCGGGTGCAGATCCCCGTGGATCCAGACCTGTTCGACACACGGTCGTGCTGCGAGGCCGTCGACCCAGGCGCCGCGCAGGGCCGACCGTGCGGGAAGGGTGTCGAGTCGAGGACGCATCACGTCGTCTCGAGTGATCAGGGCTCGACCGCGCACGGGGTTGAGTGGTGCGTCGACGGGGGCGGGGGCATGAAGGGCCTGGAGCGCCGCTGCGAGTCGCGGTGCCCAGGCGGCGTTCTCGGCTCGCGGCGCGCGGAGGGCGTTCGTGCCTTCGATCCAGGGGGTGACTGACCACGGCCACGGGAAGACGTCGCCCGGTTCGCCCGCGATCACGGGGATCGGAGTCCGGATGCCGAGCACCGCGAGCGCCGGACCGATCTCGGGGAGGGCTCGCTGCTCGTTCGCGATGAGCGGGACGGCGAGGGCGCGGCGGGGGAGGCGGACGACGAGCTCTGATCCCAGCCGCCACATCGAGTTGTCCCACCCGTCGGCGAACAGCGTCAGGGGAAGGTCGGCCAGTTCCGGGGCAGCGGCGCGAAGCAGAGTGCGTACACCGCCCTCGTCGAGCGACCACTCGGCCGAGGGGGAGTCCGCCATGCTCAGATGTCGAGCGAGTCGCCCGGCTCGAGCACCGAGAACTCACCGCCGCCCTGCTCTGTCGCCCACTGCAGGCGCTGGCGATGCATGGTCTTGCCGGCCACCGAGAGCGTCATGTCGTGCGTCCCGAACGCGCGACGCGGCTTCACGGCGAGCACGTAATCCATCGCCTCGCCGATCTTCAGCCACGGAGCGCCGAGGGGAGCGGCGAGGGTGCCGACCTCGATGCCTTCCGGCACGGCATAGGAGTCTCCGGGGTAGTAGAAGTCGCCGTTCACGAGCACGCCGACGTTCTCGACGGTCGGGAGGGACGAGTGGATCACCTCATGCGTTCCTCCGAAGAAGCGCAGCGAGAACGCTCCGGCGTCCACCGCGTCACCGGGCGCCACGACCGAGATCTCGTAACCGTCGGCGGCACTCGCGACGCCGGCAGGCGCATAGATCGGCGTGCCGGGGGCGGCGCGCAGGATGCGATCGAGGTGCTCAGGGGTCCAGTGGTCGGGGTGCTCGTGGGTGATGACCACGGCGACGAGGCCGGCGAGATCGTTCAGGGGAGCCGTGAACGAACCCGGGTCGATGAGGAGGACGTCATCGCCCTGCTGGAGGCGAAGAGCCGCATGTTCGAATTTCGTGACGCGCATGGGATGAGTCAACTCCTTCCGAGCCTCACTGGCAAACCGCTGGCCGGTGCGCCACGCCCGGGAATCGAGGAGGGCGCGGCTCGATTTGGCGGCGCGAGAATCGTCGTGGCATACTTGAACAGTTGTCGCGGCACGGAAACGTTCCGCCAGACGGCCCCATCGTATAGCGGCCTAGTACGCTGCCCTCTCACGGCGGTAACGCGGGTTCGAATCCCGCTGGGGTCACACAACACACGAAAGCCCTCGGTTCTCCGAGGGCTTTCGTCGTATCCGCGGGCGATTCCTACCGCTCAGGTGGCCGATCTCCGCCGCGTGCCCGCCAGCCACAGCGCGAGAGCGGTGCATCCGAGCGCGATCGCGGCGAGCGGGAAGTCGAGGCCGTACGCGGTGATCGCGATGATCGGCGCGATGAAGACCAGCACAGCGGCGACGACGGCGCCGGTCGAGGGGAACCGTGCCGTGCCGCCGACCGGCACCTTCTCGAACCGGATCAACCAGAGCGACAGCACCCATACCGCGGCGAGCACCACGGCGAGGAACAGCGGCCGCGTACACCACCAGATCGCGCTCCCCGGTGCAGGGAGCGGAATCGGGAGTACGAGCTGGATGCCGATCAGCACCATGATCATGGGCAGATGCCACAGATAGACGGTCATGAGACGTGAGCCGATCAGGAAGACCACGCCCTGAGCCGCTCTCTGCCTCATGAGGGCGGTCAGGGGCCTGTGCAGCAGAGTCAGGGCGGCGGCCTGGATCACCGCGAGCATGACCATCGCTGTGGTGGGAGGCCATTGATTGCCGAGCATGTTCCACGAGTAGCCTCCGAGCGATACCAGCCCCCAGAGCGCCGCATAGCCCGCTGCGATGAGCAGCAGCAGCTGCCACCAGCGGCGTGCGCCGAACCAGCCGTCGAAGAGGAAGAAACCGATCTGCTGGGCGAACAGCCAGACGAAGACGATATTGGGGATGCCGAACAGCTCCTGGCCGAGTCCGTAGCCCGATCCCGCGACGGGCTGGATGCCGAGGAACCCGCCGATGACCGTGAACCGGAACGTGTCGACGAGCACTGCGCCCGCGAGGAGGCCCACGAGCACCCAGGCGCCGTAGCGCTCGTGCAGCCGCATCATCGCCGGGGCGAGAGCCTGGACGATCATGTACGCGGCGAGGAACCACAGCGGGGAGCCGACGCCGATCGCGATGGTGTCGACGAGGTCGGGATCGATCCCGACCAACCGGGTGGCGCCGAGGACCACGGTGAAGAAGATGAACAACGGCAGCGCGGGGCGGGAGAGCCGCAGCAGACGCACCCGGACGAAGTCCACCGCCGAATCTCCACGGGCCGATGCCGATCGCCACCCCGCGCGGGCCGCGTATCCGCCGACCACGAAGAACAGCGGCATGATGTTCGCGATCCACGACGCCGCCGTGAACCAGGACTGCGCCTCGACGGTGCGCTCGATCAGCAATGACCCGTCCGGTGCGCGACCGACCCCCGTGAACAGGATGTGCACGAAGACCACCAGGACGACGCACACGACTCGCGCCAGATCGAGGGTGAGATCACGACCTGCAGGTACGGTGCGGGTCGTCGAGTCGGTGGCGGCGCTGCTCATGCCGACGACTCTAGCGGCGGCCCGTGCCGCGCGAGGGGAACCGCAGCGGGCGCGGTGTCAGGCGCCGGGTGCGAGAGTGAGGCGCCGGAACGTGGCGGTGCTCAACGGCAGAGCCATGAGTGCCATCATCGTGCCGCCGAAGAGGGCGAACGGCACCCAGACCGCCGTGCTCGAGGCGAGCAGACCGAACCCGGCCATGGCGAGTGGCATGAGGCAGTCGTCGCCGAGACGGGTGATCGAACCCATCCGGCCGAGGTAGGCGGTGTCGACCGTGGCGGAGAATGTGGCGCTCAGGAGCACCGAGGCGTAGCCCGCGGTCACGCCGATGACGAAGGCTGCGATCGCGACCGTCCAGGCCGGCCCCCACCCGAGTGCGATGATCCCGGCACCCTGGACGACGAGCGCCCAGAAACCCGCGAACGCCTCTCTTCGCGGTCGCCACTTCACGACCGAGACCGCGCCGAGCGCCGCGCCCAGTCCGAGCAGCGCCTCGAACAGCCCCACAGCCTGGGCGCCCCATCCCGCGTCGTGCGCACGCAATGCGAGCCCGATCCCCACCGCCGGGCCGACGGCGAGGTTGAGTCCTGACAGCGCGATGACGAGGGTGCGGGTCGTCGGGTGGGCGCCGAGGTGGGCGAATCCGCGGGCGATGCCGTGCAGCGCGGATTCCCTCGCGGCCCGTGCCAGCACGAACCTCGGCCGGAGCCAGACGGCGATGAAGGCGACGACGACACTGAATGTGAAGGCGTTGACGGCTGCGCTGCCCGCGAGCCCCGCGTACGCCACGAGGACCCCGCCGATCGCAGCGCCCGCCATGGTGCCGAGGCGCGAAGCCGTCTGCGCGAGTGCTCCGTAGGACGGAAGATCGCTCGTTCGCACGAGCTGTCGGGCGACGGTTCCGGCGGACGGTTCGTAGAACGCGTCGCAGATCCCGAAGGCGATCGCCGCGAACAGCAGGATGCCGACCGTGGGCGGGGTCGCGAGCACCCACAGCGCCACGGCGACGAGCACACCGACCCGAAGCACGGTGAACAGCATCATGACCCTGCGCGCGTCGGACCTGTCGGCGATCACACCACCGAACAGCAGGACGATCGCGCGGGGGACGGTACCTGCGGCGACGATGAGACCGGCCATCGCCGGGGAGGCGGTCTGCACGGCTGTCCAGGCGAGTGCGATCGTCCAGAGCGTGTCGCCGGCATCCGAGAGTGCTTTGACACCGATCCAGGCGTGCACACGACGGTCGCGTCGGAACGCGGGCGGCTCCGCCAGCTGCAGGGGTTCGGCCGTGGACATCATGGCGTCGTGGGGAAGGCGTGCGCGAAGACGAAGATCGGCGTGCGCTGCTGCCCGTCGTCGAGATCGACGGACTCGCGCCATTCCTCCAGGGTGCGCAGGATGCGGGCGCTCAGGTCGCGGAGTTCATCGGGAGACGCCCACGCGGTCGTCTCGGTGTTCGACGCGTCGTACGCGGCGTATGCAGGGTCATCGTGTCGCCGCTGCCACCTCTGCAGGCGGTCGATCTGCATCCGGATGCCCTGACGCTGCGCCTCGCGGGCGAGGAGAGCGTCGGCGGGAGAATCGACGAAATCGTCTGCCGACCAGGTGAAGCCCCGGCGAGCGAGCTTCCACCAGCTGGTACGCCGGTCTCCGGAGGGGTCCTCAACTCGCTCCACGAGCCCCGCTCGCTCGAGCATGCGCAAGTGGTGGCTGATGCTGCCGACCTGGCTCTCGAGCGACCGCGCGAGCGTCGTGACCTGGGATGTGCCGTAGAGCAGCAGGTAGTCGTAGATGCGACGACGGAGGGGGTGATGCACGGCGGTGATCACCGAGATGTCTTCCATGGACGCAACGGTAGATCTGGCCCCACATTCGCACAAGGCTTCTTGTATATCGCGGAAAATCAACGAAAGAGCCGTCTCTCGCGGGGAGAAGCGGCTCTTTCGGCGCGGTTCTTCAGTCCTCGGTGGATGCCTCGCCGGTCGTGCGGCGAGTGCGTCGAGCTCGACGGATGAGCCAGACGACCAACACGACCGCGCCGGCGAGGGCGAGCCACGGCAGCACGAAGCCGACCGCGACCACCAGCGCGTTCAGCGAGACGACGAGGCCGTTCCATCCGGCGAAGAGACCGTCGGCGAATCCGGCGGGGTCGGCCGTCGTGGGCGGGGTCGTGCGGGTGAGCTCGACCTGGAGGTTCGACATGGCGACCTGATCGTCGAGTGAGGCGAGCTGCTGCTCGTAGGACTCGAGCTGCGCCTGGCGATCCGTCAGGGCGACCTCGGCCTCGATCAGTTCCGCGACCGTGCCGGTCTGCGACATCAACTCGGTGAGTCGCTTCACCGAGGCCTTCGTGGCGTCGACCCGAGCCCGCAGATCGATCGCCGTCGAGGTCACATCCTGCTTCGAGATCGACGAGGAGAGCAGATCACCGGAGTCCGAGAGTCCTTCGATCACGGTGGCGAGGTCGGCGGAGGGCACGCGGATGCTGATCCAGCCGTATCCGTCGTCCGCGGGGGCGGACTCGGATGTGCCGTCGACGGCGATGCTCTTCCCGATCTCGGTGCTCTCGACGTAGCCGTCGTACTTCTCGGCGAGTGCGCCGATCGCCGCTGCGGCGTCTGCGATGTCCTTCACCTCGAGGGTGGCGTTCGCGGTGGCGATGATCTCGCGATCGGTGCCGTCGACGGCACCGGGCGCCACGCTCGACGACTCCGCCGAGTCGGACGCGGCCCCGGGCACGCTCTGGTCGGCGGATCCGGAGGACGAGTCCTCCATCACGACCCCGGAGGACGTGTCGCCACCTCCGGCCGTGCTCATGGCGCTGCCGCCCATGACGCCCAGGATCGGGGGAGTCACGAGCACGCCCACCACGAAGGCGGCGGCGATGCC contains the following coding sequences:
- a CDS encoding MarR family winged helix-turn-helix transcriptional regulator; the encoded protein is MQQIEDADARGQDSATVLRSLLAITRRGLVDARSGETHLSITDQSIVMAIADEPGIRSTDIAQMFRLNRSTVSRQLSSLIALGLVQEMPSTAGRGRPLALTPDGEDAFRRTLDTLRHVIDTHLAQWSDAEVSRFAHDLLRFDRGDAAS
- the pepN gene encoding aminopeptidase N, which encodes MHTANLTREETAARSAAISVRSIRVELDLTGAPERARTGFPTVTTLEFSSTVESTWLDFIGESVERVIVNGAEQEVVHDGARIAVHGLVDANIVRVEAVGAYSRSGEGLHRFHDPVDDRTYLYTQYEPADSRRVMACFEQPDIKASYTFVIDAPAGWEVLSNQSAAAVDVGVGVQRVEFAPTLPISSYITSIAAGPYARVDGDWRRDEQHIALGVLVRQSLAQYLESHEILDVTRQGLDFFTDAFDYPYPWGKYDQIFVPEYNLGAMENPGLVTFTEAYLSRGAATDAQRAARANTILHEMAHMWFGDLVTMKWWDDLWLKESFADYMGSHASAVATRFHDAWVKFAANRKAWAYQQDQLPTTHPIVADITDLEAAKLNFDGITYAKGAAVLKQLVAFVGDDAFFEGARRYFAANAFGNTTLDDFLVELSAVSGRDMSAWSRAWLQTTGVSTLEVETDAEGATVLVQSDPRPHRLRVGFYDRVEGRVIRREQMAIDIHDERTPVDLPDADLVLLNDDDLTYAKVRLDEASLATVQDSLSAVEDPLARAVIWSSLWNATRDGELPATRYTSIVRAHAPRESNIGLLAGVLANALFAIRHYVADDVTRDEQRRWVETAWSALHAADAGSDAQLSWARALAAASAFDDARAGDLRAILDGDAPEGLIVDPDLRWQLLTALVTTGHAGTDEIAGEQHRDDTGSGRTATRRALASRPDEAVRAEAWAAAWGDESLSNDHLDAVIAGVRAGGRRDLIAGFDEQYFARIGDAWAGRSIELARRLVVGLFPATPSLALVDAWIAENGSAPAALRRVVVEQRDHLARDLRVRAAQAQ
- a CDS encoding aminoglycoside phosphotransferase family protein; the protein is MADSPSAEWSLDEGGVRTLLRAAAPELADLPLTLFADGWDNSMWRLGSELVVRLPRRALAVPLIANEQRALPEIGPALAVLGIRTPIPVIAGEPGDVFPWPWSVTPWIEGTNALRAPRAENAAWAPRLAAALQALHAPAPVDAPLNPVRGRALITRDDVMRPRLDTLPARSALRGAWVDGLAARPCVEQVWIHGDLHPGNLLVHEGRLAALIDFGDVTVGDPAYDLASAWMLFDAPGLGAFRDATDSRYDDATWVRARAWAAYIALILLTQSDDRPEYLAVGQSTAEALDTY
- a CDS encoding MBL fold metallo-hydrolase, whose protein sequence is MRVTKFEHAALRLQQGDDVLLIDPGSFTAPLNDLAGLVAVVITHEHPDHWTPEHLDRILRAAPGTPIYAPAGVASAADGYEISVVAPGDAVDAGAFSLRFFGGTHEVIHSSLPTVENVGVLVNGDFYYPGDSYAVPEGIEVGTLAAPLGAPWLKIGEAMDYVLAVKPRRAFGTHDMTLSVAGKTMHRQRLQWATEQGGGEFSVLEPGDSLDI
- a CDS encoding acyltransferase family protein encodes the protein MSSAATDSTTRTVPAGRDLTLDLARVVCVVLVVFVHILFTGVGRAPDGSLLIERTVEAQSWFTAASWIANIMPLFFVVGGYAARAGWRSASARGDSAVDFVRVRLLRLSRPALPLFIFFTVVLGATRLVGIDPDLVDTIAIGVGSPLWFLAAYMIVQALAPAMMRLHERYGAWVLVGLLAGAVLVDTFRFTVIGGFLGIQPVAGSGYGLGQELFGIPNIVFVWLFAQQIGFFLFDGWFGARRWWQLLLLIAAGYAALWGLVSLGGYSWNMLGNQWPPTTAMVMLAVIQAAALTLLHRPLTALMRQRAAQGVVFLIGSRLMTVYLWHLPMIMVLIGIQLVLPIPLPAPGSAIWWCTRPLFLAVVLAAVWVLSLWLIRFEKVPVGGTARFPSTGAVVAAVLVFIAPIIAITAYGLDFPLAAIALGCTALALWLAGTRRRSAT
- a CDS encoding MFS transporter: MSTAEPLQLAEPPAFRRDRRVHAWIGVKALSDAGDTLWTIALAWTAVQTASPAMAGLIVAAGTVPRAIVLLFGGVIADRSDARRVMMLFTVLRVGVLVAVALWVLATPPTVGILLFAAIAFGICDAFYEPSAGTVARQLVRTSDLPSYGALAQTASRLGTMAGAAIGGVLVAYAGLAGSAAVNAFTFSVVVAFIAVWLRPRFVLARAARESALHGIARGFAHLGAHPTTRTLVIALSGLNLAVGPAVGIGLALRAHDAGWGAQAVGLFEALLGLGAALGAVSVVKWRPRREAFAGFWALVVQGAGIIALGWGPAWTVAIAAFVIGVTAGYASVLLSATFSATVDTAYLGRMGSITRLGDDCLMPLAMAGFGLLASSTAVWVPFALFGGTMMALMALPLSTATFRRLTLAPGA
- a CDS encoding ArsR/SmtB family transcription factor produces the protein MEDISVITAVHHPLRRRIYDYLLLYGTSQVTTLARSLESQVGSISHHLRMLERAGLVERVEDPSGDRRTSWWKLARRGFTWSADDFVDSPADALLAREAQRQGIRMQIDRLQRWQRRHDDPAYAAYDASNTETTAWASPDELRDLSARILRTLEEWRESVDLDDGQQRTPIFVFAHAFPTTP
- a CDS encoding DUF4349 domain-containing protein, whose translation is MNDNAPIDGLPELSDAAVARIEASVFEEIAEGRRPETPTAVRARARRRRWLTGAGIAAAFVVGVLVTPPILGVMGGSAMSTAGGGDTSSGVVMEDSSSGSADQSVPGAASDSAESSSVAPGAVDGTDREIIATANATLEVKDIADAAAAIGALAEKYDGYVESTEIGKSIAVDGTSESAPADDGYGWISIRVPSADLATVIEGLSDSGDLLSSSISKQDVTSTAIDLRARVDATKASVKRLTELMSQTGTVAELIEAEVALTDRQAQLESYEQQLASLDDQVAMSNLQVELTRTTPPTTADPAGFADGLFAGWNGLVVSLNALVVAVGFVLPWLALAGAVVLVVWLIRRARRTRRTTGEASTED